The following DNA comes from Musa acuminata AAA Group cultivar baxijiao chromosome BXJ1-4, Cavendish_Baxijiao_AAA, whole genome shotgun sequence.
TATTTCAAGTTTGTTGTGGGGTAAATGCAATAATTTGTGCTTGGATTGCAGCATATTCAGATTACTGCAGTTGAATCCATTTGACTTTCTTATATGTTCATAATTTGAAATTTTCCGTTTAAACGCCGCTAACTGCAGATATTTTTGCTTGTGTATTATTTCTTCCTTGCCTTCTGTACTCAGCCTGCTCCTCAAGATGACAGAATGAGTTTCGAGTGCTATTCTTTGTGAATTAAAGCAAGTTTAGTTCTATAGCATTGACATTGAGAAGTCATCTGACCTAATCCCTTGTCCATCATGATCCCTCTGGTAAAATAAATTaatgagagagagtgagagagagagttgaCAAAAAATCTTATTTTGATTTGAGTTGTCCATTGGTTTTGCTTTATCTTTtgctcatattttttttttccttcgcaGTTCTTGCACCTAGTTCTAGACAGAAGACAAATAAATGGCGCTGGAACAACATATGTGACGTGGAAAGCCCACCTTCTGTGCATTAGTCACTAAGCTCTGTCCTGTGCTATCATGCTTTCTTGGGCCTCGGAGGAACTCGACTCTCAAGTAAAGCTCTTCccagtttggaaaggaaagtaCCAGTCACCAGTTGTGTAAGAATTCTACTTATTTCATCCAGATGAAAATTCTTGTTTACCAATTGTAAGTTGTTCCTTTGCAAGGCGGATGATCAGAGTTTGAGTAatccatattattattattatcgtcatctcatcatcatcatcatcatcatcaaccctTCCCGAGAGAACTTCGTAtacttgatattattattattattattattattattattgtatttcTCAGACAACCTCCTATACTCTGACtgacttaattttttttacgACCTTCCATGAGGCATTCAATCAAAGTCGTTAAGTATGTGTTTAATTATCTAGCTAGCAGTTAGCATATTAGCATTCTTACGAATGACAGTTCACTAAGATACTTTATATGTACATTGAAGTAGGCATGCTGTATACTAATAGATTTTGGTTGCTATATGCCTTATATTGTCTTCCTCTATTTCCCAGACTTGAACCAAACTATGATCTCTCATGCCCCCAAAGAGCAATCTGGTCTTCCTACCAATATTCAAATAAATAGCAAACTCTTAAACCTGCCATGATAAGAGATTTGGAACTGTTAAATGGCCAGAAGAATGAGTGCAGCTCAATACTGTGTCCCTTTTGATAAGAGACTACAACAACttatgagggtatatcatcacaaTTTACCGAACGTATGAGCAAAAGAAAAGTAGGAAATAACAAGATTAAATCAAGAGAGAAAAGCCaatataagaagaaaaaaaatttagaagaaaaagagagttctgcttcttcttttttcgtttcttttcttttgtttgttttgGAAGGTTGAATACAGACAGGTTCTTACAAAAGATAAGCTGATCATACAAGGCAGTGAGGAACACATATACATGTCCAAATTTCTTGAATCTATATATTTGACATCTGCATCACTGTGTCTTCCCTCCAGACTGTCTGTACCTTCTGTCTTCTCCTTTTATTTTGGATCAAACCACAAAATACACCATTACCAGTATTACTGACTTCTAAAACCTGATTCAAGTGCTGATCCATTTACTTATTGAATCGGAACCATTAGCACAAAATATTTTAATCGAAGTTAATGataacatacataaatatatatgtcgATAACTAATCATGTAAGGAGATCTTGCAACTGGGTTGCTAAAATCAAATCAATTTAATAGACGTGCTTCCATAAAAACGTTTAGGCTCGTAAGCAACTTTGTGTCGCCAGTGACAAAAGAACAATCCACTGGACATGCCAACGATCCAATGTTTCATGCAAATCCTTATCGCTATAATTAGCTGCCTTCCCCTTTTGTCTTGGTAAAACATTCTCTCCATGGACTGTGTGAGCTCAAATCCATTTAAACGGATCCTATACCCTCTCCGTGATGCTCGTGAACATGGTTTGACTTCATGGCTCGCGGCCTTCTCCTTTCATCCGACCCTCGCGACACACCCACGAAGGGCCCTCCGGCTGCCACGTACGCCATTATAAGAACTGTACACAACAGCCGATCCCCCTCAGCTCTTGCATCAAAAACAGGGGACGGATTTGTTTCATGGAAGCTAGTGATGGCAGTGGATCCCACCACCTTAGAGTGATCAATCATCCTACGCGGCGAATCCTGATCCGTCCGATCGGGCGCGCAGGATCCTGAGATCGAGTACACGTGCTGTCCCTCTCTCTCGTTCTCCCCCCTTTTTATCTCTCTGTTTCCAACTTTGCTTCCATGCATGGCGATCTCTCTCCTCTTCGCTCAACTTGTCGCCCGAAAAGATCAAGAGGAGGACGAGAGAGCGATCGGAACATGAAGTGAACCTCCCAAAGGTTCGATTTTTTTCTTGGTTTTCCTTGGTCTTTTAGAGGGAAATTTAGTGACCATCATCAAAGATACTTGCAGATGGAAGGCCGAAATCTTGTCGCTTCCAAAAGAACTGGAAATGGTGTGATTTCTTTTCTGCTCTTGCTATTTCTCTATTAGATTCTTGTTGTATTTCTGGTTTTTCTTTGTAGTAAACGGCAGCAGACGTGATTGAGTCAGTGTTCAAGTGTCCCAATCCTGTTCCTGCTCTAGAATCGGAAAGAGCTTCACTTTTTCTCCTCATTAGTTGCCCAAGCATTTGATGCTTTGTAGATTTAGTCTTCTGAGAGTAATCCGATGAAGACTTGAATTTGGTGAGGAACCTTCCCATGACTGATAGATTTGATATCTTTTTGTCCTAAAGGATCTAGGAGACAGAGCTGATGATCCATAGAAGAGCTCGGTTGGAGATCAAAGAACAGATCTTTGTGTTCGTGGGATCTAAGATTGATCCGACAAGGCAAGAACTGGGGGAATCTGGTTCAGCTCCTGCATCCACTTTGAGCTCCTCGATTGGCTTGGGTCATTCTTCTGCTTTATCTTCTCGGCAATGGGAACAGATCAGCAGGAAGTGAAGTCGCACATTTGCAAGGTCTGTGGGAGGAGCTTCCCCTGTGGAAGGTCATTGGGTGGGCATATGCGATcccacatgtccttgatttccccCCTTCAAGAGGTGGGCGAGAAGCCACAGAGCAGGAAAGGCTTAATTGCAGCTGGAACCGGTTACGGTCTAAGGGAGAATCCCAAGAGGACTTGGAGGATCTCCGAGAGAGGCGGCGAGACGCTTGATAACGGCTGCAACAAGTGTGGGAAGGGCCATTGTGATGGTTCTCACAGCAGAGCAGCGCAGGAGGAGGTGGAAGATATGGAGCAGCAAGATCAGGGAGTAGACGAGAGGGATGGCTTCTCCGAGACCCAATCCTATGGTGAGGTGACGGTGCTCCGGAAGAGGAGGAGATCGAGAAGAGTGACGTCGATCCCATGTTGGAGTTCTTCGCCACACGAGTTCGACAAAGAGCAGGAGGACGTAGCACTGAGCCTTGTGATGCTGTCGAAGGGCGTCGGCTCCTTCTGCAGTGTCAGCTCCGCCGAAGACTCCTTCGAAAGGAACCTGGTTGTCGATTCAGCGTGCCAAGGCATGGATGGACAGGAAGAAGAACTGATTACTTCAAGAAATGTGTACGAGAGGAGTGAGCTAAAGAAGTTGGAATCCGATGCATCCGATGCCGGATTTGCTGAAGATGATGATCTCAAGATGCCAAAGTCCTATGACAGTGATGACTTCGATGAAGCATCGACGACTTGTttcaagaagaagagcttgaactGCAATGCAGATCGACTCGATGCTTATGATGCCAAATCAAGCACAAAACCTGTAGACATTGATTTCCACAAGCCCCCGAAGCAGAAAAATCGATACAAATGTCTTATTTGTAACAAGTCATTCCATTCTTACCAAGCCTTCGGAGGTCATCGTTCGAGCCACATGAGAATGAAAGCCTCCATCGAAGCAGGGACGGATGGTAGCAGCACCTGCAAGAACAGCATCGAGAGCAATGCATACACAGCAACAAAACAGACCGATGAAGATTCCGGTCGGCGTGCTGGCACTGGAACCGGCTCTGAGGCTTCCAAGAAGGTCAAGGAATACAACTGTCCGATTTGTTGCAAGGTTTTCTCATCTGGCCAAGCTTTGGGTGGTCACAAAAGATCTCATTTTCTGCCGAACTCCAATTATGAAGGGTCTTCTTCATGTCAACAGGCCATGGTGATCCAACAGCACCCTTCTATGATGCCTGATATGCTTGATCTCAATGTGCCAGCTTCGGTTGATGAGGATCCTAAATTGATCACCGATAACATTGAGGCATGGTGGGTCAAAAGCGGTGCAGAACATGAGCCATTAGTAAGTCTGATCTCAAATTGAGATGCAGGGTGTACAGATTCATCGAATAACTTACCGCGGATTTGTTTGATTCGTTTCTTCTGATTCAATGGCAAAGTCACACCTACTTGCCTTTATCTTTTAGAATTGTAGTTTCCAAATCTGCTCCTCAATGAAGAGTTCTACACCTTTCATTAGTACAAATTTccctaaaaataagagaaaaaagaagCCAGTATGAGGAATACTTGCCTTAGAGGTTGCGATTGCCGCGGCAGATTAGCTGGGAAAAAAGATCATTCTGAAGTAGATTGTATAATCAGGCATAAGCATTTTCTATCacaggaaaagaaagaagaagaggaagcaattGCAATGGAGTAGCTGATCAAAGTGCCAAAAGAGCCCAGCTCTTCATAATCAAGTTTACTGACAAGGCATCAGTTCAGCATTCATATTCTTCCCATTTGGTATTGAGCATGTCAGTGTTTCTTGGAGTGTCTCATTAAAACTTATGAGGCCAAACACAATATATTGGATGATGGAAATGTTAGTAAacaaatttgtttcttttctgaAATCTGAATGCTTGATTTTAGTATGATTATTCTCACTGATGATCTCAAGTAACCTTCATCGGTATACAATTTCCTCACCTTCAGAGGAAATTTGTTCATCTTGAGCCATTGTGACAACTCAATGCTTTCAGATTAAACTACTGTAGATCGAAGAGGTAGGAACCAGAAGAAGTAGATGAGATTGAAGGGGATATCCGTTTGCCAGATTGCTCGAGCTTCCTCCTGATTGAAATATGTGACTGGTGCAGCCAATTCATGGATGGATCTATTTGGTGGTCTTTGCATTGCATGTGAAATAAGTTTGCAGGTTTACATGACAACCATATTCTCTTAAGAAGTTCTTCTTTATATTTGTTTCATGAGGCTAATTCTGATCTCCTCCTTTCTTCCTCCTCATGGCTTCAAGTTCAATATGTGCACTCTCCTACCTTCCTCCTCTCTCGTGTGCAGATACAATGGTCAGATAGAGATACAATTAGTGTGCGATTACATGTTCTTCTGGCATCCCAAACATTTGGTGACAAACACAGGTCATATGGTGATGCTTCGAAGCAACGAAACAAAGTCTTGTCCACATCAAAAGATCAAAAAGCTTTTGTCCGCAGCAGTATGTCGCACGCAGCGAATCTGATGCAACGTTCTGCtttccttgaacataaagaacatGCCATTGGAGTGCTGTGCTATGAGAGAATTCCGCAATCTGGAATGGCCATGTTTGCTTGTTCTGTTTCATGGCTGTAAGTGGACTAGCTTTAGGTCCAAACATATCAGCTTCACTTTGGGTAATTTGGGTGATTCTGAAGTGTTTGGATTGAGATTAGGAATTCagagaaaaggaaaataaaacttTCTATTTCTTATCTTGAAATGCAGAGGTGTTTTTTTCCTCCTTTTCGGAAGAACATGAGACTTTTTTTCACTCTCCCATTATATCTAGACATGCCTAATCACAAAGTTTTCCTTATTTTCCATAAtatttttttggaattttatagAAAATCGATGAGACTTTACTCTTGcattaaaaaagggaaaagaaaagggGAAAAACATTTAGAAAACAATAATCTTGTGAAAAAATGGACACATGAAGGAAGAGTAGGAAACTGCTTCATGGTTTTGCTAATGCTTTTTTCCTTTTCCAAATTGATAATTCTCTCTGTTGGCTTCATGTGTTACATTACAATCTTTTTAGTGTCATACAGTATAATTTCTTGTTGATGTGCAAAACTAATACTTTGTTTTACAGAAGTATATTATTTGTTGGAAGAGAAGTGAACAAATGaccaattttgatttttttttttccatttatgtTCTTTATAGTAAACTATAGATAATTACTTGTCAACTGACTCTTCAACATGTAAGCACAGAGGGAAAGTGATTGGACCAAAGAGATATCACAGACTAAAGGAAATGAAATGATCAGTGAAAGAAAAAACACAAAAGAATACTTGATCAAGAGGAACAGTTCAATCTTGATGCTGCTACTGAAATATCACCAAACAAAACAAAGCAGAAGTTTAGAGTGAGTGATACTTAGCTGCAGAATTCAaagaaatttatctttcaatcctCTCTGTCTGAGCACGAGAGACAACATTAATGATATAAACTATTCTTGGATTCCTACATAAACTTGTAGAGCATTTCATGCTCAAAAGTAAGTATCCTTCAAAGTTGGGCAGCGATTCGACAGAAACGACTGGATACACTTGCAGCAGATGTTTGCACGCGTTGACCTGGAAAAGCCATATAGCTCAGATATCAGAGATAGCTAGAGTGACCTAGCTCCACTAATCTTAGAAAGAGAGGCTCAAGAACATCTTTGCCATATACTTAAGAGTCACAAAAACTCTTGTTCGATTTGATTCCTCAGCACGTGATAAAATGAGAGGAAATCCATGGATCATCCAACCAGCATTTCTTTTAGCTTTAACCCAGTAGAACAAAAATCACTACCAAGAGACAGAATTTTGGTCTTTGAACTTGAAGATCCtgtaaaaaaaagaggaagaagagatcaGAAAAGACAAACTAGTAGATAAAAGTCCAAAAGAGTTAGCAGATGTAATGCCCTGAAAAATTTAACACATCAAATATccaatttgaaattaaaatacaGCAAACAACAAAATACATGCAAGTAGCTTGAATTGCATCTGTATCAAGCT
Coding sequences within:
- the LOC103980486 gene encoding zinc finger protein ZAT4-like encodes the protein MGTDQQEVKSHICKVCGRSFPCGRSLGGHMRSHMSLISPLQEVGEKPQSRKGLIAAGTGYGLRENPKRTWRISERGGETLDNGCNKCGKGHCDGSHSRAAQEEVEDMEQQDQGVDERDGFSETQSYGEVTVLRKRRRSRRVTSIPCWSSSPHEFDKEQEDVALSLVMLSKGVGSFCSVSSAEDSFERNLVVDSACQGMDGQEEELITSRNVYERSELKKLESDASDAGFAEDDDLKMPKSYDSDDFDEASTTCFKKKSLNCNADRLDAYDAKSSTKPVDIDFHKPPKQKNRYKCLICNKSFHSYQAFGGHRSSHMRMKASIEAGTDGSSTCKNSIESNAYTATKQTDEDSGRRAGTGTGSEASKKVKEYNCPICCKVFSSGQALGGHKRSHFLPNSNYEGSSSCQQAMVIQQHPSMMPDMLDLNVPASVDEDPKLITDNIEAWWVKSGAEHEPLVSLISN